In the genome of Podospora pseudocomata strain CBS 415.72m chromosome 2 map unlocalized CBS415.72m_2.2, whole genome shotgun sequence, one region contains:
- the CHA1 gene encoding catabolic L-serine/threonine dehydratase (COG:E; EggNog:ENOG503NZW4) codes for MDFPRPLSIHAPFPYPTNTTKTTPIVTMASIPTPAPSPPPSTKGTTTTTTTTTTTTAQDTLQPWIETPLIYSAQMSRNAGCNIYLKLENVQPSGSFKSRGIGNMMLEASQSTPPTTKTHFLCSSGGNAGLACATTSLSLPNSTATIVVPLSTSPFMVQKLKDAGAQVVQKGQSWIEADTFLREELLAKDTPGVENVYVPPFDHPAIWRGASTLIDEVVRQMPEGQKMDAVVCNVGGGGLANGVCEGVHKHGLEDGVKVVALETEGADSLFQSTLKGELVTLEGITSLATSLGARTVSERTWEWYRQMKGGFVSGVVTDKEAAEACVRFLDEGRVMVELSCGATLAGVYKDQGRWLREQVGKGVSDEEWKGKNVVVVVCGGSNVSWEILEGYKKTFGF; via the exons ATGGATTTCCCACGCCCCCTTTCCATTCATGCTCCCTTCCCCTATCcgacaaacaccaccaagaccacTCCCATCGTCACCATGGCCTCCATTCCCACACCTgcgccctctcctcccccatccaccaaggggacaaccaccaccaccaccaccaccaccaccaccacagcccaaGACACCCTCCAGCCATGGATCGAAACCCCCCTCATCTACTCGGCCCAAATGTCCCGCAACGCCGGGTGCAACATCTACCTCAAGCTAGAGAACGTCCAACCCTCTGGGTCGTTCAAGTCCCG CGGAATCGGCAACATGATGCTCGAAGCCTCCcaatccacccccccaacaacaaaaacccacttcctctgctcctccgGCGGCAACGCCGGCCTGGCCTGcgcaaccacctccctctccctccccaacagcaccgccaccatcgtcgtccccctctccacctcccccttcatgGTCCAAAAGCTCAAAGACGCCGGCGCCCAAGTCGTACAGAAAGGTCAGTCCTGGATCGAAGCCGACACTTTTCTCCGCGAGGAACTTCTCGCCAAGGACACCCCCGGTGTGGAGAATGTTTACGTCCCCCCGTTTGATCACCCTGCCATCTGGCGCGGGGCTTCTACCCTgattgatgaggtggttAGGCAGATGCCAGAAGGCCAAAAAATGGATGCGGTGGTTTGTAatgttggagggggcgggtTGGCGAACGGTGTCTGCGAGGGCGTTCACAAGCAtgggttggaggatggggtcaAGGTTGTGGCGCTTGAGACCGAGGGGGCGGATTCGTTGTTTCAGAGCACGCTCAAGGGGGAGTTGGTCACGCTGGAGGGGATTACGAGTTTGGCGACGAGCTTGGGCGCTAGGACGGTCAGTGAAAGGACGTGGGAGTGGTATCGGCAgatgaagggggggtttGTCTCGGGGGTCGTGACGGATAAGGAGGCTGCGGAGGCGTGTGTTAGGTTTTTAGATGAGGGACGGGTGATGGTTGAGTTGAGCTGTGGGGCGACGCTGGCGGGGGTGTATAAGGAtcaggggaggtggttgagagagcaggttgggaagggggtgtcggatgaggagtggaaggggaagaacgtggttgttgttgtttgtggggGGAGTAACGTGAGTTGGgagattttggaggggtaTAAGAAGACTTTTGGGTTTTGA
- a CDS encoding uncharacterized protein (COG:G; EggNog:ENOG503P3Q7) has translation MKLNEHIAISTPTLLLVPYESHHVPTYHQWMQDPEIQLATASEPLSLEEEYSNQLSWRTSTDKLTFIICSPLAPSPSPPNTIPNDADTPPKMLGDVNLFLYPSEEEYTSSPAPAIPKEVVGEVDIMIADAKNRGKGLGERVVRAFVGWVWEHRGEVMREYVGDKVEEGQEGVEVPRLGMLMVKIGEGNESSIKLFRDKLGWVQEGARDYFGEEGGGRGGLRGVVRERVMGLGRKFMLAADFVYTFWQLAIFFLAILKHGVFPAFDSL, from the exons atgaagCTAAATGAACACATAG CAatctccacccccaccctcctcctcgtcccctACGAATCCCACCACGTCCCAACCTACCACCAATGGATGCAAGACCCG GAAATCCAACTCGCCACCGCCAGCGAACCTTTATCCCTAGAAGAAGAATACTCCAACCAACTCTCCTGGCGAACATCAACCGACAAACTCACCTTCATCATCTGCTCCCCCttggccccctccccttcccctcccaacacgATCCCTAATGACGCCgacaccccccccaaaatgcTCGGCGACGTCAACCTGTTTTTATACCCCTCCGAAGAAGAGTacacctcctcacccgcaCCAGCAATACCAAAAGAGGTGGTaggggaggtggacatcATGATCGCAGACGCGAAAAatagggggaaggggttgggggaaCGGGTGGTGCGGGCttttgttggttgggtttgggaacataggggggaggtgatgagggagtATGTTGGTgacaaggttgaggagggacaggaaggggtggaggtgccgaggttggggatgcTGATGGTtaagattggggaggggaatgagAGCAGTATAAAGCTGTTTAGGGATAAGCTTGGGTGGGTGCaggagggggcgagggattattttggggagg aaggggggggacggggaggcttgagaggggtggtgagagagagggtcatggggttggggagaaaGTTTATGCTGGCAGCTGACTTTGTTTATACTTTTTGGCAACTggcaattttttttttggcgaTATTGAAGCATGGAGTTTTCCCAGCTTTTGATAGCCTGTAA
- the MSM1 gene encoding methionyl-tRNA synthetase (COG:J; BUSCO:EOG09263NXM; EggNog:ENOG503NWSF) produces the protein MEFLKAASLRRLPTSKWSLTTRRQTWTCTSCLSSSSSPRRLTTSLPRLSSTTDLPTKPYYVTTPIFYVNAAPHIGHMYSMTLADVLKRYQSVLHSRPAILLTGTDEHGMKIQQAASNKDMHPKQFCDETAEQFKELASTAQISYNRFIRTTDTDHIQAVEHFWFLLQEKGLIYESKHEGWYSVSDEAFYPESQIEKKMDAFTGEVFMASVESGSKVEWVEERNYHFRMTALRERLLGFYRENPEWVVPAKRMGDVVDWVRNHLTDLSISRPASRLSWGVRVPGDASQTIYVWVDALINYITAAGFPNWQPGRREVGGWPADVHVIGKDIARFHCVYWPALLLALELPMPKKVLTHAHWTMNRTKMSKSLGNVVNPMYVMNVHGADVLRFYLMFEGGIGNDADYNNDNLLVKHKKYLQGGVGNLLSRITRSKLWDLKEIISRSPRGRIEFPEDNLATLPAIVDKHMENLDPVSALRAIMEVATQANALLSEIEPWRLKKSTTQEDHDLADEMVCLAAESLRVCGILLQPFLPTKADQLLDMLGVLPGNRTFKNTELFSDTSYGVPIANPGKGREDSLFPALYQGLQAAEEKLRTVKKERKEAKKRQRKAQRGKEVDEWWKPEASGEQS, from the exons atggaGTTCCTAAAAGCCGCCTCCCTCCGGCGCCTACCGACCTCAAAATGGTCActcaccacccgccgccAGACCTGGACATGTacctcctgcctctcctcctcctcctctcctcgaAGGTTGACCACATCCCTCCCCCGACTCTCCTCTACCACCGACTTGCCCACCAAACCCTACTatgtcaccacccccatcttctACGTCAACGCCGCCCCCCACATCGGCCACATGTACTCCATGACCCTCGCCGACGTCCTCAAACGCTACCAATCCGTCCTCCACTCCCGTCCCGCAATCCTCCTCACAGGAACAGACGAACATGGCATGAAAATCCAGCAAGCGGCCTCCAACAAAGACATGCACCCCAAGCAATTCTGCGACGAAACCGCCGAACAGTTCAAAGAGCTGGCCTCTACAGCCCAGATATCGTACAACCGCTTCATCCGCACCACCGACACCGACCACATCCAAGCGGTGGAACATTTCTGGTTTTTGCTGCAAGAAAAGGGATTGATATACGAGAGTAAACACGAGGGATGGTATTCCGTTAGTGACGAGGCGTTTTATCCAGAAAGTCAgatcgagaagaagatggatgcTTTCACGGGGGAGGTTTTCATGGCCAGTGTCGAGAGCGGGAGTAAGGTTgagtgggtggaggagaggaattACCACTTCAGGATGACGGCTTTACGGGAGAGGTTGCTGGGGTTTTATAGGGAGAATCCGGAGTGGGTGGTGCcggcgaagaggatgggggatgtggtggattGGGTTAGGAATCATTTGACGGATTTGTCGATTTCGAGACCGGCGAGTAGGTTGAgctggggggtgagggtgccgGGGGATGCGAGCCAGACGATATACGTCTGGGTGGATGCTTTGATTAATTACATCACTGCGGCGGGGTTCCCGAACTGGCAGccgggaaggagggaggtgggtgggtggccGGCGGATGTGCATGTCATTGGGAAGGATATTGCTAGGTTTCACTGTGTGTATTGgccggcgttgttgttggcgttggaattgccgatgccgaagaAGGTGCTCACGCACGCGCACTGGACGATGAACAGGACGAAGATGAGTAAGAGTTTGGGGAATGTGGTCAATCCGATGTATGTCATGAATGTGCACGGGGCGGATGTGTTGAGGTTTTACCTCATGTTCGAGGGGGGGATTGGGAATGATGCGGATTATAACAATGATAACTTGCTGGTGAAGCACAAGAAGTATTTgcagggaggggtggggaatTTGTTGTCGAGGATAACGAGGTCGAAGCTTTGGGATCTGAAGGAGATTATTTCGAGATCgccgagggggaggatagAGTTCCCGGAGGACAACTTGGCGACGCTCCCGGCGATTGTGGACAAGCACATGGAGAATCTGGATCCTGTCTCTGCTCTGCGGGCCATCATGGAGGTCGCAACTCAG GCCAACGCCCTTCTCTCGGAAATAGAACCCTGGAGGCTAAAAAAGAGCACCACCCAAGAAGATCATGATCTCGCCGACGAAATGGTCTGCCTCGCAGCAGAGAGCCTGCGGGTTTGCGGTATTCTCCTACAGCCCTTCCTCCCTACCAAAGCAGACCAACTCCTCGACATGCTCGGGGTGTTGCCAGGAAACAGGACATTCAAAAACACCGAGCTCTTCTCAGACACTAGCTACGGAGTGCCAATAGCCAACCCCGGCAAGGGAAGGGAAGACAGTCTATTCCCTGCGTTATACCAAGGCCTACAAGCAGCCGAGGAGAAGCTAAGGactgtcaagaaggagagaaaggAAGCAAAGAAGCGGCAGAGGAAGGCACAGAGAGGGAAAGAGGTCGACGAGTGGTGGAAACCGGAGGCTAGTGGTGAGCAGTCATGA
- a CDS encoding uncharacterized protein (EggNog:ENOG503P0MA), whose amino-acid sequence MGDRNIETLLKTGSWTIPSRSRSPHPYVYHETLEAHVSNESSDRRPYEDDRPSRSNNYSSSGDYSDRPTREYSDRPAKPYHDEPPKTYNDGPTRSYNDIPARYRETPSYYSDVRPQSNISVPKSKRAPRPLVEEEHESLAKESAESLAGVVSEEEPPYRGEVDQQPLLLPVHEHNPERRFVIIPGAGEDGSAAEDEHYEANTCRKYVIVPPNEEGKDKKESKDDKGDRKPAELPRRKSHQDLPRLDTHLDERDQDPTARVRRSDSRHDREKPVIDQDSRDRPSARDERSARAGPPRDDELLTPAVKYSNSARRDREYRAYDTGKSPASARSPSTRGDRVDPRTTSGNRGSSTRLDPGYPPSAGGHKRASSTVSGPPRDDRTRDRPRSMVYPIGNFEGFDDGGADDIMSFMAPGINFDPSRKKPETSPQRGPQSSQHRNHRAGEGMPIPQAYVARHGRSNTRERNDYSSDDNHRGRRQPRGERPYPTHPSMEPEYPPEMVSPEQARAPKPRTGSPLPFPTDDSPDPSPQHATFPRHTRGRSDYRSNSPSPPRRRGTGHGRDASMSTSSQPGSMAGSLGRTNGLDSRRPQAKNPAIGILRQESSLDPKSPVMYWQNGRFDPLDETSSPAAQVISVRRYLEDAGKGLLPQLPTCHFQNPTSPYKASEAGQWMTLQRAENFIICPDCYKDVFANSTYQHLFFPAPPPQQPVSCDFGSQFWYRIAFILSLKHNHTDLRLLQAASLVAARHQPCAGGVRATRIWYGILSPNSRHPRPIPGFEVCSSCAKTCEALLPNLAGVFVPLDNNEPMKGTCEMHYSPDRKRFMDLWDHLEGVSDQAVMMMMAPDLVLLADKVRDTVHYEECKRNTPLRNKKWFMMERLPEMTVCGECFWEVVVPLLEQDRQDGGDVKGEIPRNFYKHMQRVEGLASCQLYSERMRNVFRLAAERADWRFLEKEVLERMRAIVEIEKRYKVLMEMKREGADEEMVEGEVQELIRKLKVVE is encoded by the coding sequence ATGGGCGATAGGAACATCGAAACTCTCCTCAAGACTGGGTCATGGACCATCCCTTCGCGCTCAAGAAGCCCGCATCCGTATGTATATCATGAGACCTTGGAAGCTCATGTCTCTAACGAGAGCAGTGACCGTCGTCCCTATGAAGACGATCGGCCGTCGAGGTCCAACAACTATTCATCATCTGGAGATTACAGCGATAGGCCGACCAGAGAGTACAGCGATAGACCAGCCAAGCCTTACCACGATGAACCGCCCAAAACATACAACGATGGTCCAACTCGATCATACAACGATATCCCCGCGAGATACCGAGAGACACCGTCTTACTACAGCGATGTACGACCGCAATCAAATATCAGCGTCCCCAAGAGCAAACGAGCACCCCGCCCACTTGTCGAAGAGGAGCATGAGTCACTAGCGAAGGAGTCAGCAGAGTCTCTGGCCGGCGTAGTGTCTGAGGAGGAACCCCCATACCGCGGTGAAGTTGATCAACAGCCTCTCTTGCTCCCGGTTCACGAGCACAACCCCGAGAGACGATTTGTGATTATTCCTGGAGCCGGGGAAGATGGGTCCgcagccgaggatgagcACTATGAGGCCAACACTTGTCGGAAATATGTGATCGTTCCACCAAACGAAGAGGgaaaggacaagaaggaaagCAAAGATGACAAGGGCGACAGGAAACCTGCCGAGCTACCCAGACGAAAGAGCCACCAAGATCTGCCCCGTCTGGATACTCACCTCGACGAGCGTGATCAGGATCCGACCGCTCGAGTTCGCCGGTCAGACAGTAGACATGATAGGGAGAAACCGGTTATTGACCAGGACTCTCGGGACCGCCCCAGCGCCCGAGACGAACGAAGCGCGAGAGCCGGGCCACCACGGGACGATGAGCTCCTGACGCCTGCCGTCAAGTATTCCAACAGTGCAAGGCGGGACCGGGAATATCGGGCTTATGACACTGGAAAAAGCCCAGCATCTGCCCGAAGTCCCTCTACCAGAGGTGACCGGGTCGATCCGAGAACTACATCTGGCAACCGAGGATCATCAACTCGACTAGATCCTGGTTATCCCCCTAGCGCCGGAGGTCATAAGAGAGCATCCTCCACTGTCAGCGGACCCCCCCGTGATGACCGAACTCGAGACAGGCCGCGGTCGATGGTCTACCCTATTGGAAATTTCGAAGGCTTTGATGACGGCGGTGCTGATGACATCATGTCGTTCATGGCGCCCGGCATCAACTTTGATCCATCACGGAAGAAACCCGAGACCTCACCCCAAAGAGGGCCTCAAAGTTCTCaacatcgcaaccaccgTGCCGGGGAAGGCATGCCAATCCCTCAAGCTTATGTTGCACGCCATGGCCGTTCCAACACTCGCGAGAGGAATGACTATTCTAGTGATGATAACCACCGTGGACGTCGGCAACCCCGGGGAGAACGGCCATATCCAACGCATCCGTCGATGGAGCCGGAGTATCCTCCAGAGATGGTTTCACCTGAGCAAGCCAGAGCACCGAAGCCAAGGACCGGCTCGCCCTTGCCTTTCCCCACTGATGATTCACCAGACCCTAGTCCGCAACACGCAACTTTCCCAAGACACACCCGAGGCAGGTCGGATTACCGCTCAaactcgccctcgccgcctaGACGGAGAGGTACGGGGCATGGCCGAGATGCCAGCATGAGCACCTCTTCCCAGCCCGGATCGATGGCAGGCTCTCTTGGAAGGACCAACGGGTTGGACAGCAGAAGACCGCAGGCCAAGAACCCAGCAATCGGCATTCTGCGACAAGAATCGTCTCTTGATCCCAAATCACCAGTGATGTATTGGCAAAATGGCCGTTTTGATCCTCTTGATGAGACTTCCAGCCCGGCCGCCCAGGTCATTTCCGTTCGCCGGTATCTGGAGGACGCAGGCAAAGGGTTACTTCCTCAGTTACCAACCTGCCACTTCCAGAACCCCACCTCGCCGTACAAAGCATCCGAAGCCGGGCAGTGGATGACGCTCCAACGCGCAGAGAACTTTATCATCTGTCCCGACTGCTACAAAGATGTCTTTGCCAATTCTACATACCAACATCTGTTCTTCCCTGCCCCGCCACCCCAGCAGCCTGTATCGTGCGACTTTGGTAGTCAGTTCTGGTACCGTATCGCCTTTATCCTCTCGTTGAAACACAACCATACGGACCTTCGCCTGTTGCAAGCTGCCTCCCTGGTCGCTGCTCGGCATCAGCCCTGCGCTGGAGGTGTACGAGCCACGAGAATCTGGTACGGCATTCTGTCGCCCAACTCGCGACATCCGCGCCCCATCCCGGGGTTCGAAGTCTGCTCTTCGTGCGCCAAAACCTGCGAGGCCTTGCTGCCCAACTTGGCGGGGGTGTTTGTCCCATTGGATAACAATGAGCCGATGAAGGGCACATGTGAAATGCATTACTCCCCCGATAGAAAACGGTTCATGGATCTGTGGGACCatctggagggggtgagcgATCAGGctgtcatgatgatgatggcgccggacttggtgctgttggcgGACAAGGTACGGGATACGGTTCACTATGAGGAGTGCAAGAGGAACACGCCGTTGAGAAATAAGAAATGGTTCATGATGGAGAGACTGCCGGAGATGACGGTTTGTGGGGAGTGTttttgggaggtggtggtgccgttgcTGGAACAGGACAGAcaggatggaggggatgtgaagggggagatcCCGAGGAACTTTTACAAGCACATgcagagggtggaggggctggcGAGTTGTCAGTTGTATAgtgagaggatgaggaatgTGTTTAGGCTGGCGGCGGAGCGTGCGGATTGGAGGtttttggagaaggaggtgttggagaggatgagggcgatTGTGGAGATTGAAAAGAGGTACAAGGtgttgatggagatgaagagggagggggcggatgaggagatggtggagggggaggtgcagGAGTTGATTAGGAAGTTGAAGGTTGTAGAGTAG
- the RPL4B gene encoding 60S ribosomal protein L4B (BUSCO:EOG0926354S; EggNog:ENOG503NUB4; COG:J): MASRPTVTVLGADGKATGATEVLPKVFSAPIRPDIVKHVHTGMAKNKRQPYSVSEKAGHQTSAESWGTGRAVARIPRVSGGGTHRAGQAAFGNMCRSGRMFAPTKIWRKWHVKVNQGQKRFATASALAASAVAPLLMARGHQVSTVPEVPLVIDSAAFGVASKTAAAVGLLKAVGAGPELEKVKASKKLRAGKGKLRGRRHRQRRGPLVVYSPSTDGKELVQGFRNIPGVETSPVDALNLLQLAPGGHLGRFVIWTSAAIKELDAVYESKKGFFLPSNVVANADLTRLINSSEIQSVLRAPKGEAKTKRGHVLKKNPLRNKQVQLRLNPYAATFAREKLGEVKEEGKPVRVKADFLGQLKE, translated from the exons ATGGCCTCCAGACCGACTGTCACCGTTCTCGGCGCCGATGGCAAGGCCACCGGCGCCACTGAGGTCCTTCCCAAGGTCTTCAGCGCCCCTATCCGCCCGGATATCGTCAAGCACGTCCACACCGGCATGGCCAAGAACAAGAGACAGCCCTACTCCGTCTCCGAGAAGGCTGGTCACCAGACCTCTGCCGAGTCTTGGGGCACTG GTCGCGCTGTCGCCCGTATCCCCCGTGTCTCCGGCGGTGGTACTCACCGTGCCGGTCAGGCCGCCTTCGGTAACATGTGCCGTTCCGGCCGCATGTTCGCCCCTACCAAGATCTGGCGCAAGTGGCACGTCAAGGTCAACCAGGGCCAGAA GCGTTTCGCTACCGCTTCCGCTCTTGCTGCCTCTGCCGTCGCTCCTCTCCTGATGGCCCGTGGCCACCAGGTCTCTACCGTTCCCGAGGTTCCCCTCGTCATCGACTCCGCCGCTTTCGGTGTTGCCTCCAAGACTGCCGCTGCCGTCGGTCTCCTCAAGGCTGTCGGTGCCGGTcccgagctcgagaaggtcaaggctTCCAAGAAGCTCCGTGCCGGTAAGGGTAAGCTCAGaggccgccgccaccgccagcgccgTGGTCCTCTTGTCGTCTACTCTCCCAGCACCGACGGCAAGGAGCTCGTCCAGGGCTTCCGCAACATCCCCGGTGTCGAGACCAGCCCCGTCGatgccctcaacctcctccagctcgcccCCGGTGGCCACCTCGGCCGCTTCGTCATCTGGACTtccgccgccatcaaggagcTTGATGCCGTCTACGAGTCCAAGAAgggcttcttcctcccctccaacgtTGTCGCCAACGCCGACCTTACCCGTCTCATCAACTCTTCCGAAATCCAGTCAGTCCTCCGCGCCCCCAAGGGTGAGGCCAAGACCAAGCGTGGCCACGTCCTCAAGAAGAACCCTCTGCGCAACAAGCAGGTTCAGCTCCGCCTTAACCCCTATGCCGCCACCTTTGCCAGGGAGAAGCTCggcgaggtcaaggaggagggcaagcctGTTCGCGTCAAGGCTGACTTCCTCGGTCAACTCAAGGAGTAA